In one window of Halopiger aswanensis DNA:
- a CDS encoding ABC transporter permease: protein MAETNSTFDATDDRDGTRDGPRATRSELYREWLDVAVLAPLRVIWDDWRTQLGSLIILFYVLMGTVGLYLVPAPTQGQGPNRTPPLQSLSYPLGTDNLGTSLLSEIVYATPPMLKMILAGAVFSTIMAVGIGTVSGYKGGFVDRVLTTFTDIAMTIPGLPLIILLVAVFDPRSPYLVGIFLSINAWAGLARSIRSQVLSIRDHTYVEVSRIMGAPLSRILKDDVIPNIMPYVLINFVNSARGVIFGSVALYYLGLLNSVGSNWGIMLNNAYTNAAIYSLDMVYWLLIPMITIVTLSFGLVLFAQGTEKLFNPRIRARHAETVEDTAPYEE from the coding sequence ATGGCTGAAACGAATTCGACGTTCGACGCGACCGACGACCGAGATGGAACGAGAGATGGACCGAGAGCAACTCGTTCGGAACTGTACAGGGAGTGGCTTGACGTAGCCGTTCTCGCCCCACTACGAGTCATTTGGGATGACTGGCGGACGCAACTCGGCTCCCTCATCATCCTGTTTTACGTCCTGATGGGGACGGTCGGCCTCTATCTCGTTCCCGCGCCGACGCAAGGACAGGGGCCGAACCGGACGCCGCCGCTCCAGAGTCTGTCGTACCCGCTCGGGACGGACAATCTCGGGACGAGCCTCCTGTCGGAGATCGTGTACGCGACGCCGCCGATGCTGAAGATGATCCTGGCCGGCGCGGTGTTTTCGACGATTATGGCAGTAGGGATCGGAACCGTCTCGGGCTACAAGGGCGGGTTCGTTGACCGAGTCCTGACTACCTTCACCGACATTGCGATGACTATTCCCGGCCTCCCCCTGATCATCCTCCTGGTCGCCGTCTTCGACCCGCGGAGTCCGTACCTGGTCGGGATTTTCCTCTCGATCAACGCGTGGGCCGGCCTCGCGCGGTCGATTCGATCGCAGGTGCTTTCGATCAGGGACCACACGTACGTCGAGGTTTCGCGGATCATGGGTGCACCCCTTTCGAGGATCCTCAAGGACGACGTTATCCCGAATATCATGCCCTACGTGCTGATCAACTTCGTCAACTCCGCGCGAGGAGTGATCTTCGGATCGGTTGCCCTGTACTATCTCGGGCTGCTGAACAGCGTCGGAAGCAACTGGGGGATCATGCTCAACAACGCCTACACGAACGCTGCCATCTACTCGCTCGATATGGTCTACTGGCTCCTCATTCCGATGATAACGATCGTCACCCTCTCGTTCGGGTTAGTACTGTTCGCACAGGGGACTGAAAAACTGTTCAACCCGCGGATTCGGGCGCGTCACGCGGAAACCGTCGAAGACACTGCGCCGTACGAGGAATAA
- a CDS encoding alpha-L-arabinofuranosidase C-terminal domain-containing protein translates to MADLFTHTDGESDSRATVRLDPSRRGDEVSPELYGKFGEHLYTPRNVTNVLEAQVLFNPTFGSWKFGDQQYGADGGNSELADPDAIDERIETYAERHGLPEAERLQQAYHDGTALWWFPYGNADDVRTSPDIGTADDRAQRFETGSTEGYDGLAQWCYLPVHRTTEFEGKVTLRAPEETTVRLAIHGLADDGSLGAVLAETDVTARDEYRTASFSLELPTVDRDDERLFGFSVTTRKTDGNVVVDRVCCYPDDHVATADPEIVDLLSEMNLSVLRWPGGNFVSGYHWEDGVGPIEERPTKPNPAWDALETNLFGTDEFVALCEAVGCEPMICLNAGSATPEDAARWVEYCNGSTDTEMGALRAEHGHPEPYDVAYWEVGNELYGSWQIGWTTPEGNADRFRRFKEAMEAVDESIDVFACGNRLTDWNEPLLEELEADDWLTDHVLVECHADPETDPVELFNAHSGFASQLREEYEAVAAECRAAGLEEVRQAITELQLFTRFDELDEESEADDGAVEDRENGERHLDRETLPTNKSITEVVFDATIIHECIRSGTVEMVTHSGVGNHGGGLRKSQGHVWADPCYYGQQLGSRLIGGTPIGVDVTCHTFSTETAWGTDTSEWFGELEPVTDEPAIDAMAVTDADEHDLAIVLVHRDAGADAIDVTVSGEPLAAVDGDEVTVDRLSAETMYERNTLEEPDRITPTTDSATVDEDSVTVSLPPCSMVRLTADREK, encoded by the coding sequence ATGGCAGATCTTTTCACTCACACGGACGGCGAGTCCGACTCCCGGGCGACCGTTCGACTCGATCCCTCGCGGCGGGGCGATGAGGTCTCCCCCGAACTGTACGGCAAGTTCGGCGAACACCTCTACACGCCGCGAAACGTCACCAACGTCCTCGAGGCGCAGGTGCTGTTCAATCCCACGTTCGGCTCCTGGAAGTTCGGCGACCAGCAGTACGGTGCGGACGGCGGCAACAGCGAACTCGCCGATCCCGATGCGATCGACGAGCGGATCGAGACCTACGCCGAAAGGCACGGGTTGCCCGAGGCCGAGCGACTGCAGCAGGCGTACCACGACGGCACCGCGCTGTGGTGGTTCCCGTACGGCAACGCCGACGATGTCCGGACCAGTCCCGATATCGGAACGGCCGACGACCGCGCACAGCGGTTCGAGACCGGGTCGACGGAGGGCTACGACGGACTCGCGCAGTGGTGTTACCTTCCGGTGCACCGAACGACCGAGTTCGAGGGCAAGGTGACGCTGCGCGCTCCCGAGGAGACGACGGTTCGGCTCGCAATTCACGGTCTGGCGGACGACGGTTCGCTCGGCGCAGTGCTCGCCGAGACCGACGTGACCGCTCGAGACGAGTACCGAACGGCCTCGTTCTCGCTCGAGCTTCCGACGGTCGATCGAGACGACGAGCGACTGTTCGGCTTCAGCGTCACCACCCGGAAAACGGACGGGAACGTCGTCGTCGACCGCGTCTGTTGCTATCCCGACGATCACGTCGCCACGGCCGATCCCGAGATCGTCGACTTGCTTTCGGAGATGAACCTCTCCGTGCTCCGATGGCCCGGCGGAAACTTCGTCTCGGGGTATCACTGGGAGGACGGCGTCGGGCCGATCGAAGAGCGTCCGACGAAGCCGAATCCGGCGTGGGACGCCCTCGAGACGAATCTCTTCGGCACCGACGAGTTCGTCGCGCTCTGCGAGGCGGTCGGCTGCGAGCCGATGATCTGCCTGAACGCCGGGAGCGCGACGCCCGAAGACGCAGCGCGGTGGGTGGAGTACTGCAACGGCTCGACCGATACCGAGATGGGCGCGCTGCGGGCCGAACACGGCCACCCCGAGCCGTACGACGTCGCATACTGGGAGGTCGGCAACGAACTCTACGGCTCGTGGCAGATCGGCTGGACGACGCCCGAGGGCAACGCGGACCGGTTCCGCCGGTTCAAGGAGGCGATGGAAGCCGTCGACGAGTCGATCGACGTCTTTGCCTGCGGGAACCGACTGACCGACTGGAACGAGCCGCTGCTCGAGGAACTCGAGGCGGACGACTGGCTCACCGACCACGTCCTCGTCGAGTGTCACGCAGATCCAGAAACCGATCCGGTCGAACTGTTCAACGCCCACTCCGGTTTCGCGAGCCAGTTGCGCGAGGAGTACGAGGCGGTCGCAGCCGAGTGTCGGGCGGCCGGACTCGAGGAGGTACGACAGGCGATCACGGAGCTACAACTGTTTACGCGGTTCGATGAACTCGACGAGGAATCTGAGGCGGATGACGGCGCAGTCGAGGACCGTGAAAACGGGGAACGCCACCTCGACCGCGAGACGCTCCCGACGAACAAGAGCATCACCGAGGTCGTCTTCGACGCGACGATCATCCACGAGTGCATCCGGAGCGGTACCGTCGAGATGGTGACTCACTCCGGCGTCGGGAACCACGGCGGCGGCCTCCGGAAGTCCCAGGGACACGTCTGGGCGGACCCCTGTTACTACGGCCAGCAGCTCGGCTCGAGGCTCATCGGCGGGACTCCGATCGGCGTCGACGTAACCTGCCACACCTTCTCGACGGAGACGGCCTGGGGGACGGACACGAGCGAGTGGTTCGGCGAACTCGAGCCGGTGACCGACGAGCCCGCGATCGACGCGATGGCGGTCACCGACGCCGACGAGCACGACCTCGCGATCGTCCTCGTCCACCGCGACGCGGGCGCCGACGCCATCGACGTCACGGTGTCGGGCGAGCCGCTGGCGGCCGTCGACGGGGACGAGGTCACCGTCGATCGCCTCTCGGCGGAGACGATGTACGAGCGGAACACGCTCGAGGAGCCCGACCGAATCACGCCGACGACCGACAGCGCGACGGTCGACGAGGACAGCGTCACGGTGTCGCTCCCGCCGTGCTCGATGGTTCGATTGACCGCAGACCGAGAGAAGTAG
- a CDS encoding IclR family transcriptional regulator, with product MAKSASAIRSVSRTFEILEVIRDLDGATIGEITERVDIGQRSVYNYLKTLEHNEYVDKDGDEYHIGLPLFSLGSHARNLVPIYDIAQPQVDRLAEETGELATLFVENNGLGVYLYYASGANGIELGTHEGEPVPLHSTASGKAMLAFRPQCEVDDILSEHGLPMFTSNTITTREALDDELTAIREQGYAESDEEQRPGLRSLAAPITDDDGRSIASIGLSCPVHRVDDDRFYGDYLTALQGAANVIELEYNYA from the coding sequence ATGGCTAAGTCAGCGTCTGCTATCCGGTCCGTTAGCCGCACCTTCGAAATCCTGGAGGTCATCCGCGATCTCGACGGTGCGACCATCGGCGAAATTACCGAGCGGGTCGATATCGGACAGCGATCGGTGTACAACTACCTGAAAACGCTCGAGCACAACGAGTACGTCGACAAGGACGGCGACGAGTACCACATCGGACTGCCGCTTTTCAGTCTCGGCTCTCACGCGAGAAATCTCGTTCCCATCTACGATATCGCACAACCGCAGGTCGATCGACTCGCCGAGGAGACGGGCGAGCTCGCGACCCTGTTCGTCGAGAACAACGGTCTCGGAGTCTATCTGTACTACGCCAGCGGAGCGAACGGAATCGAACTGGGCACGCACGAGGGCGAGCCCGTTCCGCTCCACAGTACGGCGTCCGGCAAGGCCATGCTCGCCTTCCGTCCCCAGTGTGAGGTCGACGATATCCTTTCGGAGCACGGCTTACCGATGTTTACGTCGAACACCATTACGACGCGGGAGGCGCTCGATGACGAACTAACCGCAATCCGCGAACAGGGTTACGCGGAGAGCGACGAGGAACAACGGCCCGGGTTACGATCGCTCGCGGCGCCGATCACCGACGACGATGGGCGGAGCATTGCGTCGATCGGTCTCTCCTGCCCCGTCCACCGTGTCGACGATGATCGCTTCTACGGCGACTATCTGACCGCGCTTCAGGGTGCAGCGAACGTGATCGAACTCGAGTACAACTACGCATAG
- a CDS encoding glycoside hydrolase family 127 protein: MLNAEPVPLTDVTIDDEFWSPRIETNRKVTIEYQYEQLETSGCLENFRRAAAGETGGFEGFWFADTDAYKWIEAASYVLATTDDPDLEERLDEVIDLIAAAQEDDGYLNTYFALEEPERKWTNLNMMHELYCAGHLIEAAVAHHRATGKTALLDVATKFADYIDEVFPDEVDGAPGHQEIELALVKLARATGEDRYVDLANYFIDVRGRTDRFERELENIEDIAGYDPDDGGIAESARGAFYEDGEYDGTYAQAHAPLEEQEAVEGHAVRAMYFFAGAADVAAETGDDDLLAHLERLWRNMTTKRMYVTGGIGSAHEGERFTEDYDLPNDTAYAETCAAIGSVFWNRRLFELTGDKKYADLIERTLYNGFLAGVSLDGTEFFYDNRLESDGSHGRQGWFDCACCPPNVARLFASLERYLYAVDGRELYVNQYVESTATPTVDGTELEVTQTTDYPWDGEVTIDIEATEPAAATISLRVPEWCDEASIEVNGESVSVDGDGYVSLERTWDDDRITATFEMDVTVVRSHPAVAANAGRVALERGPIVYCLEALDTERPVHQYRVDAKTDLEPVHRDDLLDGVTVLEGDAPVPALDGWEDDLYRPAEECEETTARLTAIPYYAWDNRESCAMRVWIQEH; the protein is encoded by the coding sequence ATGCTGAACGCAGAGCCGGTCCCGCTTACGGACGTGACGATCGACGACGAGTTCTGGAGCCCGCGGATCGAGACCAACCGGAAGGTGACGATCGAGTACCAGTACGAGCAACTCGAGACGAGCGGCTGTCTCGAGAACTTCCGGCGGGCCGCTGCCGGCGAAACCGGCGGCTTCGAGGGGTTCTGGTTCGCCGACACGGACGCGTACAAGTGGATCGAGGCCGCGAGCTACGTCCTCGCGACGACCGACGATCCCGACCTCGAGGAACGACTCGATGAGGTCATCGACCTGATCGCCGCCGCACAGGAGGACGACGGCTACCTCAACACGTACTTCGCGCTCGAGGAGCCGGAACGGAAGTGGACCAACCTCAACATGATGCACGAGCTGTACTGCGCGGGCCACCTCATCGAGGCGGCCGTGGCGCACCATCGTGCGACCGGCAAGACGGCGCTGCTGGACGTCGCGACGAAATTCGCCGACTACATCGACGAGGTGTTCCCCGACGAAGTCGACGGCGCGCCCGGCCACCAGGAGATCGAACTCGCGCTCGTGAAACTCGCCCGAGCAACCGGCGAGGATCGGTACGTCGATCTCGCTAACTACTTCATCGACGTTCGGGGGCGAACCGACCGCTTCGAACGGGAACTCGAGAACATCGAAGACATCGCCGGCTACGATCCCGACGACGGCGGGATCGCCGAGAGCGCCCGCGGCGCGTTCTACGAAGACGGCGAGTACGACGGAACGTACGCGCAGGCCCACGCCCCGCTCGAGGAGCAAGAGGCCGTCGAGGGCCACGCCGTCCGAGCGATGTACTTCTTCGCCGGCGCAGCGGACGTCGCCGCGGAGACGGGTGACGACGACCTGCTCGCACACCTCGAGCGGCTCTGGCGGAACATGACGACGAAACGGATGTACGTCACCGGCGGCATCGGCTCGGCACACGAGGGCGAGCGGTTCACCGAGGACTACGACCTGCCGAACGACACGGCCTACGCCGAGACCTGCGCGGCGATCGGGAGCGTCTTCTGGAACCGGCGGCTGTTCGAACTGACCGGGGACAAGAAGTACGCCGACCTCATCGAACGAACGCTGTACAACGGCTTTCTGGCCGGCGTCTCGCTCGACGGCACCGAGTTCTTCTACGATAACCGCCTCGAGAGCGACGGGAGCCACGGACGGCAGGGCTGGTTCGACTGCGCCTGCTGTCCGCCGAACGTCGCGCGATTGTTCGCCTCGCTCGAGCGGTACCTGTACGCCGTCGACGGCCGGGAGCTCTACGTCAACCAGTACGTCGAGAGTACGGCGACGCCGACGGTCGACGGCACCGAACTCGAGGTCACCCAGACGACCGACTACCCGTGGGACGGCGAGGTGACGATCGACATCGAGGCGACGGAGCCGGCGGCGGCCACGATTTCGCTTCGCGTTCCCGAGTGGTGTGACGAGGCGTCGATCGAAGTGAACGGCGAGTCGGTCTCGGTCGACGGCGACGGATACGTCTCCCTCGAGCGAACGTGGGACGACGACCGGATCACCGCGACGTTCGAGATGGACGTCACCGTCGTCCGCAGCCACCCCGCGGTCGCGGCCAACGCCGGCCGCGTGGCCCTCGAGCGCGGGCCGATCGTCTATTGCCTCGAGGCCCTCGATACCGAGCGGCCGGTCCACCAGTACCGCGTCGACGCGAAGACCGATCTGGAGCCGGTGCACCGGGACGATCTCCTGGACGGCGTGACAGTCCTCGAGGGGGACGCGCCGGTTCCGGCGCTCGACGGCTGGGAGGACGATCTCTACCGGCCGGCCGAGGAGTGCGAGGAGACGACGGCCCGACTGACCGCGATTCCGTACTACGCGTGGGATAACCGCGAAAGCTGTGCGATGCGCGTCTGGATACAGGAACACTAA
- a CDS encoding glycoside hydrolase family 2 protein, whose amino-acid sequence MNDDTSLRRSRSLDGEWLFEVDPDGIGMTEGWQTELAMWLTEANPVDVPHIWQEDDGLRGYTGTAWYNRTFQIETADLESERVFVEFGAADYWTTVWVNGERVGENRGGYLPFEFEITEAITAGENTLTVAVHDPGDLSEIPHGKQGEPWFTRVSGIWQSVTLSFRPATHISGANVTPDLETDTAAVSLDVDVGDTDRSVVDAVIRASRDGEVEAIAVHPIDEDDEAVLEFDDPAYWSPESPALYDLEITLEANGEVLDRYEDYFGLRTIERDDDGFRLNGEPIRLRGVLDQGYFPTTLYRPPDGDFFERELERVSELGFNLVRKHLKPAHPDFLEAADRKGILVWEEPANPAQYTDRSKEEVKTELRRLIERDYNRPSVVIWSLYHEEWGIGHNEAEETLWTDEAKQTYLASLVETVREWDPTRLVCDNSGWAHVETDLNDYHWYCISPDRATEWVENLEHTLHHRRDNYATQRWSDDGEPVVISEFGAFSFPSVDTLIDHYGREPAWFSHEFLTDPVKRPSGVQDRFAETGLDDVFDNLEDLAESWQHRASVSLEHILGEFRTREEIAGYVLTQLYDTEWEVTGLLDYCRNEKAVYDDVAALNADVTIVPTVDSHVSWAGEEFELEIALVNDTDDRVVEDLEWEFDGRTETRRLTAPPHSVVESEPVRITAPQVETVRTVDVTVRGRSETELTRTEPIVVVPSPPREPPEALVFAEGTLASRLVSVGFDVTHRLTPDVDVAFVTETTADVVEFVSNGGTAVHVPDRQGEMRGTEFFEFRSLPRTDSWNNTASFFYQDSPLVEEFCSNRHLGWEFEDAYPYDIVADVAPEEDTVHVGFVRGWLADLGSPLLERSVDDGRVVACTFRVQTTAGSHPVVTGLLCRLVDYLTDRD is encoded by the coding sequence ATGAACGACGACACGTCCCTTCGCCGCTCTCGCTCGCTCGACGGAGAGTGGCTGTTCGAGGTCGATCCCGACGGGATCGGGATGACGGAGGGATGGCAGACGGAACTCGCGATGTGGCTCACTGAGGCCAATCCCGTCGACGTCCCGCACATCTGGCAGGAGGACGACGGCCTACGGGGGTACACGGGAACCGCGTGGTACAATCGGACGTTTCAGATCGAGACGGCGGACCTCGAGTCCGAGCGCGTCTTCGTCGAATTCGGCGCCGCCGACTACTGGACGACCGTCTGGGTCAACGGCGAGCGGGTCGGCGAAAACCGCGGCGGCTACCTCCCCTTCGAGTTCGAAATCACGGAGGCGATCACCGCCGGCGAGAACACGCTCACCGTTGCGGTTCACGATCCCGGAGATCTGTCGGAGATTCCCCACGGGAAGCAAGGTGAGCCGTGGTTTACGCGCGTCAGCGGGATCTGGCAGTCGGTGACGCTCTCGTTCCGGCCGGCGACCCACATTTCCGGGGCGAACGTGACGCCCGACCTCGAGACGGATACCGCCGCCGTCTCGCTGGATGTCGACGTCGGCGATACTGATCGGTCGGTGGTCGATGCCGTCATTCGGGCCTCACGAGATGGCGAGGTCGAAGCGATCGCCGTCCACCCGATCGACGAGGACGACGAGGCCGTCCTCGAGTTCGACGATCCGGCGTACTGGTCGCCCGAGTCGCCGGCGCTGTACGACCTCGAGATCACGCTCGAAGCAAACGGCGAGGTACTCGATCGCTACGAGGATTACTTCGGCCTTCGGACGATCGAGCGCGACGACGACGGCTTCCGGCTCAACGGGGAGCCGATTCGGCTTCGCGGGGTGCTCGATCAGGGCTATTTCCCCACGACGTTGTATCGGCCGCCGGACGGCGACTTCTTCGAGCGCGAACTCGAGCGCGTCTCGGAACTCGGGTTCAACCTGGTCCGCAAACACCTCAAACCGGCTCATCCCGATTTCCTCGAGGCAGCCGATCGAAAGGGAATCCTCGTCTGGGAGGAGCCGGCGAACCCGGCACAGTATACGGATCGCTCGAAGGAGGAGGTAAAAACCGAACTCCGCCGACTCATCGAACGGGACTACAACCGACCGAGCGTCGTCATCTGGAGTCTCTACCACGAGGAGTGGGGCATCGGCCACAACGAGGCCGAGGAGACGCTCTGGACCGACGAGGCGAAACAGACGTACCTCGCGTCGCTGGTCGAAACGGTTCGGGAGTGGGATCCGACGCGACTCGTGTGTGACAACTCCGGGTGGGCACACGTCGAGACCGATCTCAACGACTATCACTGGTACTGTATCAGTCCCGATCGAGCGACGGAATGGGTCGAGAATCTGGAACACACGCTTCACCACCGTCGGGATAACTACGCTACGCAGCGCTGGTCCGACGACGGCGAGCCGGTCGTGATCTCGGAATTCGGTGCCTTCTCATTCCCGTCGGTCGATACGCTCATCGATCACTACGGGCGAGAGCCCGCGTGGTTCTCCCACGAGTTCCTCACCGATCCGGTCAAGCGGCCCAGCGGCGTTCAGGATCGGTTCGCCGAGACCGGTCTCGACGACGTCTTCGACAACCTCGAGGACCTCGCCGAGTCGTGGCAACACCGCGCGAGCGTCTCGCTCGAGCACATTCTCGGTGAGTTCCGAACGCGGGAAGAAATCGCCGGCTACGTGTTGACGCAACTGTACGACACCGAGTGGGAGGTGACCGGCCTGCTCGATTACTGCCGAAACGAGAAGGCCGTCTACGACGACGTCGCCGCGCTGAACGCCGACGTAACGATCGTTCCGACGGTCGATTCGCACGTTTCGTGGGCCGGCGAGGAGTTCGAACTCGAGATCGCGCTCGTCAACGATACCGACGACCGCGTCGTCGAAGACCTCGAGTGGGAGTTCGACGGACGGACCGAAACCCGGCGACTGACAGCACCGCCACACTCGGTGGTGGAATCGGAACCGGTACGGATTACTGCGCCGCAGGTTGAAACGGTTCGAACCGTTGATGTAACGGTTCGAGGCCGCTCCGAGACGGAGTTGACGCGCACGGAACCGATCGTTGTCGTCCCCTCGCCACCGCGCGAGCCGCCGGAAGCGCTGGTGTTTGCGGAGGGAACGCTCGCCTCGCGACTCGTGTCGGTGGGATTCGACGTCACCCACCGCCTGACGCCCGATGTCGACGTCGCGTTCGTAACGGAGACGACCGCGGACGTCGTCGAGTTCGTTTCGAACGGCGGGACCGCCGTTCACGTCCCGGACCGGCAGGGAGAGATGCGGGGGACCGAGTTTTTCGAGTTCCGGTCGCTCCCGCGGACGGATAGCTGGAACAACACGGCGTCGTTTTTCTATCAGGACTCGCCGCTCGTCGAGGAGTTCTGTTCGAACCGCCACCTCGGCTGGGAGTTCGAAGACGCCTATCCGTACGACATCGTCGCGGACGTAGCGCCCGAGGAGGATACCGTCCACGTCGGCTTCGTGCGGGGGTGGCTGGCCGACCTCGGGAGTCCGCTCCTCGAGCGGTCCGTCGACGACGGTCGAGTCGTCGCGTGTACGTTCCGCGTGCAGACGACTGCCGGATCACATCCGGTCGTGACCGGGTTGTTGTGCCGACTCGTCGACTATCTCACCGACCGGGACTAG
- a CDS encoding ABC transporter ATP-binding protein — MHQQHAQTTSVDDPIFEVRNTSVSFDMERGESKVLNEVSLDIERGEVLGVVGESGSGKSMFASALLDAVVDPGILTGDITYYPESGESIDLLELSDEEIKQVRWEEISMVFQGAMSSFNPTMTIEDHFRETLAVHDYDVEEGMARAEELLSDLYLEAEQVLDAYPHELSGGMSQRALIALSLVLEPEVLVMDEPTAALDLLMQRSIIQLIREIAEQRDLTIVFITHDLPLVANLADRIAVLYAFEFVEVGPAYDVLKAAKHPYTRALLNSTPNLDTPREQMKPIEGAAPDPVSVPEGCSYHPRCPLSDAVCERDDPPLDSDEDDGHVAACHHVENVPDAVPLTLQEVTVNE, encoded by the coding sequence ATGCACCAACAACACGCACAAACGACGTCAGTCGACGATCCGATCTTCGAGGTTCGTAACACGAGCGTCTCGTTCGACATGGAACGCGGCGAATCGAAGGTATTGAACGAGGTTTCCCTCGACATCGAACGAGGCGAAGTCCTCGGCGTCGTCGGAGAGAGCGGGAGCGGGAAGTCGATGTTCGCGTCCGCGTTGCTCGACGCGGTCGTCGATCCCGGCATCCTCACCGGCGATATCACCTACTACCCCGAGTCAGGCGAGTCGATCGACCTACTCGAGCTCTCCGACGAGGAGATCAAACAGGTCCGCTGGGAGGAAATCTCCATGGTCTTTCAGGGCGCGATGAGTTCGTTCAACCCGACGATGACGATCGAGGATCACTTCCGGGAGACGCTGGCCGTCCACGACTACGACGTCGAGGAGGGGATGGCTCGCGCCGAAGAGCTCCTCTCGGACCTCTACCTCGAGGCCGAGCAGGTCCTCGACGCCTACCCGCACGAGTTGTCGGGTGGCATGTCCCAGCGAGCGCTGATCGCCCTGAGTCTCGTCCTCGAGCCCGAAGTGCTGGTCATGGACGAGCCGACCGCCGCGCTGGATCTGCTCATGCAGCGCAGTATCATCCAACTCATCAGGGAGATCGCCGAGCAGCGGGATCTGACGATCGTCTTCATCACCCACGACCTGCCGCTGGTCGCGAACCTCGCCGACCGGATCGCGGTCCTGTACGCCTTCGAGTTCGTCGAGGTCGGCCCCGCCTACGACGTGCTGAAGGCAGCGAAACACCCCTATACGCGGGCGTTGCTCAATTCGACGCCGAATCTCGATACGCCGCGCGAACAGATGAAGCCGATCGAGGGCGCGGCGCCCGATCCGGTATCGGTTCCCGAGGGCTGTTCCTATCACCCTCGGTGTCCGCTGTCCGACGCGGTCTGCGAACGCGACGATCCGCCGCTGGACTCGGACGAAGACGACGGCCACGTCGCGGCGTGTCACCACGTCGAAAACGTCCCCGATGCGGTACCGCTGACCCTTCAGGAGGTGACGGTCAATGAGTGA
- a CDS encoding ABC transporter ATP-binding protein, with translation MSDEHVVSLESVEVHFESDSSMLSRLRGETDIVKAVDGVSLSIPENDVVALVGESGCGKTTLGKTAIGVQRPTAGSVTYRGQDIWKAKDGEGTVEIPFEEIRQSLQIIPQDPGASLNPNKTVQHSLEAPLRLRKPEMDTFERRERIHEMIERVGMSPPEDYAKRFPHQLSGGEKQRVALIRALLMNPDLILADEAVSALDVSLRIDMMDLMLELQGQFNTSFLFISHNLSNASYVAGKSDGRIGIMYLGELVELGPIDEVLENPKHPYTKALVWATPNLDPDVDEPDGSPLRKIDVPDPRNPPSGCRFHTRCPKAREACEENVPEAVAVDGDDDHTVTCFRELEDHAYWESPELGDEPDDAPRLENEPTQ, from the coding sequence ATGAGTGACGAGCACGTCGTCTCCCTCGAGAGCGTGGAAGTGCACTTCGAGTCGGACTCGTCGATGCTCTCTCGGCTGCGGGGCGAAACGGACATCGTCAAGGCGGTCGACGGCGTCTCGCTCTCGATTCCCGAGAACGACGTCGTCGCGCTGGTCGGCGAATCCGGCTGCGGCAAGACGACGCTGGGCAAAACGGCGATCGGGGTCCAGCGACCGACCGCTGGATCCGTGACGTACCGCGGCCAAGACATCTGGAAGGCCAAAGACGGCGAGGGAACCGTCGAGATCCCCTTCGAGGAGATCCGGCAGTCGCTCCAGATCATCCCGCAAGATCCGGGCGCGTCGCTCAATCCGAACAAGACGGTCCAACACTCGCTCGAGGCGCCGCTCAGGCTCCGCAAGCCGGAGATGGATACCTTCGAGCGCCGGGAGCGAATTCACGAGATGATCGAACGGGTCGGGATGTCCCCGCCCGAAGACTACGCCAAGCGGTTCCCACACCAGCTGTCGGGCGGCGAGAAACAGCGCGTCGCGTTGATCCGGGCGCTGCTGATGAACCCCGACCTCATCCTCGCGGACGAGGCGGTCAGCGCGCTGGACGTCTCCCTGCGGATCGACATGATGGACCTCATGCTGGAACTGCAGGGGCAGTTCAACACCTCCTTCCTGTTTATCAGCCACAACCTCTCGAACGCCAGCTACGTCGCCGGGAAGTCCGACGGCCGGATCGGCATCATGTACCTCGGCGAGCTAGTCGAACTCGGTCCCATCGACGAGGTGCTCGAGAATCCAAAACACCCCTACACGAAGGCACTGGTGTGGGCGACGCCGAACCTCGATCCCGACGTCGACGAGCCGGACGGCTCGCCGCTTCGGAAGATCGACGTGCCCGACCCGCGGAACCCGCCGTCGGGCTGTCGGTTCCACACTCGCTGTCCGAAGGCCCGCGAAGCGTGCGAGGAGAACGTACCAGAAGCGGTCGCGGTCGACGGCGACGACGATCACACGGTGACCTGCTTCCGGGAACTCGAGGACCACGCGTACTGGGAGAGTCCCGAACTCGGGGACGAACCGGACGACGCCCCACGGCTCGAAAACGAGCCGACGCAGTAA